A window from Rhea pennata isolate bPtePen1 chromosome 1, bPtePen1.pri, whole genome shotgun sequence encodes these proteins:
- the FUT4 gene encoding alpha-(1,3)-fucosyltransferase 4, with protein MEPGPRRRPAARPRCPRRWWRRPRWALAAALLGAALALYACLREPPPAGAGAGAGAGAGAEVSVLLWWEPFGRPRRPADCRRRYNITGCRLSADRSRLGEARAVLFHHRDLALHGAQGLPRAPPPRPPAQIWVWMNFESPSHSPGLRGFAGVFNWTMSYRADSDVFVPYGYLYAPPAPRPFRLPRKTRLVAWVISNWNEEHARVRYYRQLKEHLAIDVYGARGLALAEGGMVTTISAYKFYLAFENSQHTDYITEKLWRNAFAASAVPVVLGPQRANYERFIPPDSFIHVDDFPSPRRLATYLKFLDKNKPNYRRYFAWRKKYEVHVTSFWDEHYCKVCEAVRTAGNQIKTVQNLASWFES; from the coding sequence ATGGagccgggcccgcggcgccgccccgccgcgcggccgcgctgcccgcggcgctggtggcggcggccgcgctgggCGCTGGCGGCCGCGCTGCTGGGCGCCGCGCTGGCGCTCTACGCCTGCctgcgggagccgccgccggccggggccggggccggggccggggccggggccggggccgaggtGAGCGTGCTGCTGTGGTGGGAGCCCttcgggcggccgcggcgcccggccgaCTGCCGGCGGCGCTACAACATCACGGGCTGCCGCCTCAGCGCCGACCGGAGCCGGCTGGGCGAGGCGCGGGCCGTGCTCTTCCACCACCGCGACCTGGCGCTGCACGGCGCCCAggggctgccccgcgcgcccccgccgcggcccccggcccagATCTGGGTCTGGATGAACTTCGAGTCGCCCTCGCACTCGCCCGGCCTCCGCGGCTTCGCCGGCGTCTTCAACTGGACCATGTCGTACCGGGCGGACTCGGACGTCTTCGTGCCCTACGGGTACCTCTacgccccgccggcgccgcggcccttCCGCCTGCCCCGCAAGACCCGGCTGGTGGCCTGGGTCATCAGCAACTGGAACGAGGAGCACGCCCGGGTGCGCTACTACCGCCAGCTGAAGGAGCACCTGGCCATCGACGTGTACGGCGCGCGGGGCCTGGCGCTCGCCGAGGGCGGCATGGTCACCACCATCTCTGCCTACAAGTTCTACCTGGCCTTTGAGAACTCCCAGCACACCGACTACATCACCGAGAAGCTCTGGAGGAACGCCTTCGCCGCCAGCGCCGTCCCCGTCGTCCTCGGCCCCCAGAGAGCCAACTACGAGCGCTTCATCCCGCCCGACTCCTTCATCCACGTCGATGACTTCCCCAGTCCCCGACGGCTGGCCACCTACCTGAAATTCCTCGATAAGAACAAGCCAAACTACAGGAGATATTTCGCCTGGAGGAAGAAATACGAGGTCCACGTCACCTCGTTCTGGGATGAACATTACTGCAAGGTTTGCGAGGCCGTAAGGACGGCAGGGAATCAAATCAAGACTGTGCAAAATCTGGCCAGCTGGTTTGAAAGCTGA